In Vigna unguiculata cultivar IT97K-499-35 chromosome 3, ASM411807v1, whole genome shotgun sequence, a single genomic region encodes these proteins:
- the LOC114178766 gene encoding ACT domain-containing protein ACR4 isoform X1 — protein MAFISGVNMNFSLYMNDEYEKLFRRMNPPRVVIDNESCQNATVIRVDSANKHGILLEVVQILTDLNLTITKAYISSDGGWFMDVFNVTDHDGKKVTDEGILEYIRKSLGPESCFMSSMRSVGVTQTMEHTAVELLGSDRPGLLSEVSAVLTNLKCNIVNAEVWTHNTRAAAVMHVTDEETGSAITDPQRLSLIKELLCNVLGGGNKIRGSSSVVTKEVNHTERRLHQMMFSDRDYERVDDDEKNRPKVTVVNWSDSDYSVVTIQCKDRAKLLFDIVFTLTDMQYVVFHASIDSKGPDAYQEYYIKHIDGSPVKSDAERQRVIQCLEAAIKRRVSEGLKLELCATDRVGLLSDVTRIIRENSLTVTRAEVTTKGGKAVNTFYVGGASGCPVESKTIESIRQAIGNTILKVKGKPEELKPAPQDSPTRFLFGGLFKSRSLVNFGMIKSYS, from the exons ATGG CTTTCATTTCGGGGGTCAACATGAACTTCTCTCTCTACATGAACGATGAATATGAAAAACTCTTCAGAAGAATGAATCCGCCCAG AGTTGTAATTGATAATGAATCATGCCAGAATGCCACTGTTATACGG GTTGATAGTGCAAACAAGCATGGAATACTTCTTGAAGTTGTACAAATTCTCACTGATCTAAACCTCACAATAACAAAAGCTTATATATCCTCAGATGGAGGATGGTTCATGGatg TTTTTAATGTCACTGACCATGATGGAAAGAAGGTTACAGATGAAGGTATTCTGGAGTACATTCGAAAG tcTCTTGGCCCGGAGTCTTGCTTTATGTCTTCCATGAGATCTGTTGGGGTCACACAAACTATGGAGCACACTGCAGTAGAGCTATTGGGAAGTGATAGACCGGGGCTGCTTTCAGAAGTGAGTGCTGTTCTAACCAATCTCAAGTGTAACATAGTGAATGCAGAGGTGTGGACTCACAATACCCGTGCAGCAGCTGTGATGCACGTAACTGATGAAGAAACAGGTTCTGCTATCACTGATCCTCAGAGGCTCTCTCTAATTAAGGAGCTTTTGTGCAATGTGTTGGGTGGTGGCAACAAAATCAGGGGATCTAGCAGTGTAGTCACTAAAGAAGTTAACCATACGGAGAGAAGGCTTCACCAGATGATGTTTTCTGATAGGGATTATGAACGAgttgatgatgatgagaaaAATAGACCAAAAGTGACTGTGGTGAATTGGTCTGATAGCGATTACTCTGTAGTTACTATCCAATGTAAGGACAGGGCAAAACTTCTCTTTGACATAGTTTTCACTTTGACAGACATGCAATATGTGGTTTTCCATGCAAGTATTGATTCTAAAGGGCCAGATGCTTATCAG GAATATTACATCAAGCACATAGACGGATCCCCTGTAAAATCAGATGCAGAGAGACAAAGAGTGATACAATGTCTTGAAGCTGCTATTAAAAGAAGAGTATCAGAG GGTTTGAAGCTAGAACTATGCGCAACAGACAGAGTTGGATTGTTATCTGATGTCACACGTATCATCCGAGAGAACAGCCTCACAGTAACAAGGGCAGAGGTGACAACCAAAGGAGGCAAAGCTGTTAACACCTTCTATGTTGGAGGAGCTTCAGGTTGCCCAGTTGAGTCCAAAACCATAGAATCTATTCGCCAAGCAATTGGCAATACTATACTCAAAGTAAAGGGAAAACCTGAAGAGTTGAAACCTGCTCCTCAAGATTCTCCAACCAGATTCCTTTTTGGTGGTCTTTTCAAATCCAGATCCCTTGTTAACTTCGGCATGATTAAGTCTTATTCCTGA
- the LOC114178766 gene encoding ACT domain-containing protein ACR4 isoform X2 — MNFSLYMNDEYEKLFRRMNPPRVVIDNESCQNATVIRVDSANKHGILLEVVQILTDLNLTITKAYISSDGGWFMDVFNVTDHDGKKVTDEGILEYIRKSLGPESCFMSSMRSVGVTQTMEHTAVELLGSDRPGLLSEVSAVLTNLKCNIVNAEVWTHNTRAAAVMHVTDEETGSAITDPQRLSLIKELLCNVLGGGNKIRGSSSVVTKEVNHTERRLHQMMFSDRDYERVDDDEKNRPKVTVVNWSDSDYSVVTIQCKDRAKLLFDIVFTLTDMQYVVFHASIDSKGPDAYQEYYIKHIDGSPVKSDAERQRVIQCLEAAIKRRVSEGLKLELCATDRVGLLSDVTRIIRENSLTVTRAEVTTKGGKAVNTFYVGGASGCPVESKTIESIRQAIGNTILKVKGKPEELKPAPQDSPTRFLFGGLFKSRSLVNFGMIKSYS, encoded by the exons ATGAACTTCTCTCTCTACATGAACGATGAATATGAAAAACTCTTCAGAAGAATGAATCCGCCCAG AGTTGTAATTGATAATGAATCATGCCAGAATGCCACTGTTATACGG GTTGATAGTGCAAACAAGCATGGAATACTTCTTGAAGTTGTACAAATTCTCACTGATCTAAACCTCACAATAACAAAAGCTTATATATCCTCAGATGGAGGATGGTTCATGGatg TTTTTAATGTCACTGACCATGATGGAAAGAAGGTTACAGATGAAGGTATTCTGGAGTACATTCGAAAG tcTCTTGGCCCGGAGTCTTGCTTTATGTCTTCCATGAGATCTGTTGGGGTCACACAAACTATGGAGCACACTGCAGTAGAGCTATTGGGAAGTGATAGACCGGGGCTGCTTTCAGAAGTGAGTGCTGTTCTAACCAATCTCAAGTGTAACATAGTGAATGCAGAGGTGTGGACTCACAATACCCGTGCAGCAGCTGTGATGCACGTAACTGATGAAGAAACAGGTTCTGCTATCACTGATCCTCAGAGGCTCTCTCTAATTAAGGAGCTTTTGTGCAATGTGTTGGGTGGTGGCAACAAAATCAGGGGATCTAGCAGTGTAGTCACTAAAGAAGTTAACCATACGGAGAGAAGGCTTCACCAGATGATGTTTTCTGATAGGGATTATGAACGAgttgatgatgatgagaaaAATAGACCAAAAGTGACTGTGGTGAATTGGTCTGATAGCGATTACTCTGTAGTTACTATCCAATGTAAGGACAGGGCAAAACTTCTCTTTGACATAGTTTTCACTTTGACAGACATGCAATATGTGGTTTTCCATGCAAGTATTGATTCTAAAGGGCCAGATGCTTATCAG GAATATTACATCAAGCACATAGACGGATCCCCTGTAAAATCAGATGCAGAGAGACAAAGAGTGATACAATGTCTTGAAGCTGCTATTAAAAGAAGAGTATCAGAG GGTTTGAAGCTAGAACTATGCGCAACAGACAGAGTTGGATTGTTATCTGATGTCACACGTATCATCCGAGAGAACAGCCTCACAGTAACAAGGGCAGAGGTGACAACCAAAGGAGGCAAAGCTGTTAACACCTTCTATGTTGGAGGAGCTTCAGGTTGCCCAGTTGAGTCCAAAACCATAGAATCTATTCGCCAAGCAATTGGCAATACTATACTCAAAGTAAAGGGAAAACCTGAAGAGTTGAAACCTGCTCCTCAAGATTCTCCAACCAGATTCCTTTTTGGTGGTCTTTTCAAATCCAGATCCCTTGTTAACTTCGGCATGATTAAGTCTTATTCCTGA
- the LOC114178767 gene encoding truncated transcription factor CAULIFLOWER A-like — protein MGRGRVQLKRIENKINRQVTFSKRRAGLLKKAHEISVLCDAEVALIVFSHKGKLFEYATDSCMEKILERYERYAYAERQLVANDSESQGNWTIEYTRLKAKIDLLQRNHRHYMGEDLGSMSLKELQSLEQQLDTALKQIRTRRNQLMYESISELQKKEKVIQEQNNMLAKKIKEKEKVAAQHAQWEHPNHGVNASFLLPQPLLNMGGNYREEAPEVGRNELDLTLEPLYSCHLGCF, from the exons ATGGGAAGGGGTAGGGTTCAGCTGAAGAGGATAGAGAACAAGATCAATCGCCAGGTAACCTTCTCCAAAAGGAGAGCTGGGTTACTCAAGAAAGCACACGAGATCTCTGTGCTCTGTGACGCTGAAGTCGCTTTGATTGTCTTCTCCCACAAAGGAAAGCTCTTTGAATATGCCACCGATTCTTG CATGGAGAAGATACTGGAACGCTATGAAAGGTATGCCTATGCTGAGAGACAACTTGTTGCCAATGATTCTGAATCACAG GGAAATTGGACCATTGAGTATACCAGACTCAAGGCAAAGATCGACCTTTTGCAGAGAAACCATAG GCACTATATGGGAGAAGATTTAGGTTCAATGAGTCTGAAAGAGCTTCAGAGTCTGGAGCAGCAGTTAGATACTGCTCTCAAACAAATTCGTACCCGCAGA AACCAACTCATGTACGAATCGATCTCGGAGCTTCAGAAGAAG GAGAAAGTGATACAGGAGCAGAATAACATGCTTGCAAAGAAG ataaaagagaaagaaaaggttGCAGCACAGCATGCACAATGGGAGCATCCAAACCATGGAGTTAATGCATCTTTCTTGCTACCTCAGCCACTTCTGAACATGGG tggCAATTATCGTGAGGAAGCACCAGAAGTAGGGAGGAATGAACTTGACCTCACTCTGGAACCATTGTATTCCTGCCACCTTGGATGCTTTTGA